In Kitasatospora sp. NA04385, a single genomic region encodes these proteins:
- a CDS encoding DUF3817 domain-containing protein has protein sequence MKATPLLGWYRALAIATGVALLVFCGFIVAKYGFDAGADATTYVAMVHGYLYIGYFVVTFLLGQRLKWPLGRMVAFLAAGCIPFASFVAERKAVAEARTKLVPAQAARETAGV, from the coding sequence ATGAAGGCGACCCCCCTGCTGGGCTGGTACCGGGCCCTGGCGATCGCGACCGGTGTCGCGCTCCTGGTGTTCTGCGGGTTCATCGTCGCCAAGTACGGCTTCGACGCGGGCGCCGACGCCACCACGTACGTCGCGATGGTGCACGGCTACCTCTACATCGGCTACTTCGTGGTGACCTTCCTGCTCGGCCAGCGGCTCAAGTGGCCGCTCGGCCGGATGGTCGCCTTCCTGGCCGCCGGCTGCATCCCGTTCGCCTCCTTCGTCGCCGAGCGCAAGGCGGTCGCCGAGGCCCGGACCAAGCTGGTCCCCGCCCAGGCCGCCCGCGAGACCGCCGGCGTCTGA
- the pyk gene encoding pyruvate kinase, which yields MRRAKIVCTLGPATDSYEQLKAIVEAGMNVARLNMSHGSHSEHEDRYRRVRQVSEDTGRTIGVLADLQGPKIRLATFANGPVTVDNGDTFTITTEDVPGDQHICGTTYKGLPGDVQPGDPILINDGVIALEVVSVDGPRVKTVVVEGGVLSNNKGINLPGAAVNVPALSEKDKDDLRFALQLGVDMVALSFVRNAADIDDVHKVMDEVGIRVPVIAKIEKPQAVEAMEEIVLAFDAIMVARGDLAVEYPLEKVPLVQKQLVTLARRNAKPVIVATQMMESMIHASRPTRAEVSDVANAILDGADAVMLSAESSVGKYPVETVKTMSKIAEKAEEELLSQGLQPLNPGRKPRTQGGSVARAACELGDFLDGKALVAFTKSGDTARRLSRYRSPIPVIAFTPDVATRNQLSLSWGVEAYVSEQVATTDEMVEQVDRELLKMGRLAEGDTVIVTAGVPVGIPGTTNMVQVHHLGARSED from the coding sequence ATGCGCCGAGCGAAAATTGTCTGCACCCTGGGTCCCGCGACGGACTCCTACGAACAGCTGAAGGCCATCGTCGAAGCGGGCATGAACGTCGCCCGCCTCAACATGAGCCACGGCTCCCACTCCGAGCACGAGGACCGGTACCGCCGCGTCCGCCAGGTCTCGGAGGACACCGGCCGCACCATCGGTGTGCTGGCCGACCTGCAGGGCCCCAAGATCCGTCTGGCGACCTTCGCCAACGGTCCGGTGACCGTTGACAACGGCGACACGTTCACCATCACCACCGAGGACGTCCCCGGTGACCAGCACATCTGCGGCACCACCTACAAGGGCCTGCCCGGCGACGTGCAGCCCGGCGACCCGATCCTGATCAACGACGGCGTCATCGCCCTGGAGGTCGTCAGCGTCGACGGCCCGCGGGTGAAGACCGTGGTGGTCGAGGGCGGTGTGCTCTCCAACAACAAGGGCATCAACCTGCCCGGCGCGGCGGTGAACGTCCCCGCGCTGTCCGAGAAGGACAAGGACGACCTGCGCTTCGCCCTCCAGCTGGGCGTCGACATGGTCGCGCTGTCCTTCGTCCGCAACGCCGCGGACATCGACGACGTGCACAAGGTCATGGACGAGGTCGGCATTCGTGTGCCGGTCATCGCCAAGATCGAGAAGCCCCAGGCCGTCGAGGCCATGGAGGAGATCGTCCTCGCCTTCGACGCGATCATGGTGGCCCGCGGCGACCTCGCCGTCGAGTACCCGCTGGAGAAGGTGCCGCTGGTCCAGAAGCAGCTGGTCACCCTGGCCCGCCGCAACGCCAAGCCGGTCATCGTCGCCACCCAGATGATGGAGTCGATGATCCACGCCTCGCGCCCCACCCGCGCCGAGGTCTCCGACGTCGCCAACGCCATCCTGGACGGCGCGGACGCGGTCATGCTGTCCGCCGAGTCGAGCGTCGGCAAGTACCCGGTCGAGACCGTCAAGACCATGAGCAAGATCGCCGAGAAGGCCGAGGAGGAGCTGCTCTCGCAGGGCCTCCAGCCGCTCAACCCGGGCCGCAAGCCGCGCACCCAGGGCGGCTCGGTCGCCCGCGCCGCGTGCGAGCTGGGCGACTTCCTCGACGGCAAGGCGCTGGTCGCGTTCACCAAGTCCGGTGACACCGCCCGCCGGCTGTCCCGCTACCGCTCGCCGATCCCGGTGATCGCCTTCACCCCGGACGTCGCCACCCGCAACCAGCTCTCGCTGAGCTGGGGCGTCGAGGCGTACGTCTCGGAGCAGGTCGCCACCACCGACGAGATGGTCGAGCAGGTCGACCGCGAGCTGCTCAAGATGGGCCGCCTCGCCGAGGGCGACACCGTGATCGTCACGGCCGGCGTGCCGGTCGGCATCCCGGGCACCACCAACATGGTGCAGGTGCACCACCTGGGCGCCCGCTCGGAGGACTGA
- a CDS encoding TetR/AcrR family transcriptional regulator, with the protein MRGKGRPRSAAADQAILDATREALAELGWGGLTMGDVAQRAGVAKTTLYRRWPSKSELVVDAIASLFDQLECADLGSLQADIEAVVARFAELLSRPETQAALLALFAEGSRDPQLRRRIRERIVQPQKLLVELGRANAQARGEMDPDRDPAAAAEEIGIIFDTIAGTVEHRLLVSGEPVTADWIRRFTTLLLGPLPGLLR; encoded by the coding sequence GTGCGCGGCAAGGGACGGCCCCGCAGCGCCGCCGCCGACCAGGCCATCCTGGACGCCACCCGCGAGGCGCTCGCCGAACTCGGCTGGGGCGGGCTCACCATGGGCGACGTCGCCCAGCGGGCCGGCGTCGCCAAGACCACCCTCTACCGGCGCTGGCCGTCCAAGAGCGAACTGGTGGTCGACGCCATCGCCAGCCTCTTCGACCAGCTGGAGTGCGCCGACCTCGGCAGCCTGCAGGCCGACATCGAGGCCGTGGTCGCCCGCTTCGCCGAACTGCTCAGCCGGCCCGAGACCCAGGCCGCGCTGCTCGCCCTGTTCGCCGAGGGCTCCCGCGACCCGCAGCTGCGCCGGCGGATCCGGGAGCGCATCGTCCAGCCGCAGAAGCTGCTGGTCGAGCTCGGCCGGGCCAACGCCCAGGCCCGCGGCGAGATGGACCCCGACCGGGACCCGGCCGCCGCGGCCGAGGAGATCGGCATCATCTTCGACACCATCGCCGGCACCGTCGAGCACCGGCTGCTGGTGAGCGGCGAACCCGTCACCGCGGACTGGATCCGCCGCTTCACCACCCTGCTGCTGGGCCCCCTCCCGGGGCTGCTGCGCTGA
- a CDS encoding methylmalonyl-CoA mutase, producing MDAEQIEAGRQRWQQRYDGARKREADFTTLSGEAVEPVYGPPPGQDVEGFERIGWPGEYPYTRGLHPTGYRGRAWTIRQFAGFGNAEQTNERYRMILDSGGGGLSVAFDMPTLMGYDSDDARSLGEVGHCGVAIDSAADMEVLFRGIPLGEVTTSMTISGPAVPVFCMYLVAAERQGVDPGVLNGTLQTDIFKEYIAQKEWLFAPEPHLRLIGDLMEHCAAGIPAYKPLSVSGYHIREAGATAAQELAYTLADGLAYVELGLSRGLDVDVFAPGLSFFFDAHLDFFEEIAKFRAARRIWARWMRDHFGAKTEKAQWLRFHTQTAGVSLTAQQPYNNVVRTAVEALSAVLGGTNSLHTNALDETLALPSEQAAEIALRTQQVIMEETGVTNVADPLGGSWYVEALTDRIEAQVEEIFRRILEKGSPDERGAEHPIGPMTAGILRGIEEGWFTGEIAEAAFRYQQGVEKGDKRVVGVNCHPRSVTPELEILRVSHEVEREQVRVLRARKSHRDEAAVRAGLDAMLTAAREGTNMIEPMLRAVRAEATLGEICHALREEWGTYRENASF from the coding sequence ATGGACGCCGAGCAGATCGAGGCCGGGCGGCAGCGCTGGCAGCAGCGGTACGACGGGGCGCGCAAGCGCGAGGCGGACTTCACCACGCTCAGCGGCGAGGCCGTCGAGCCGGTCTACGGCCCGCCCCCGGGCCAGGACGTCGAGGGCTTCGAGCGGATCGGCTGGCCCGGCGAGTACCCCTACACCCGCGGCCTGCACCCCACCGGCTACCGCGGCCGCGCCTGGACCATCCGCCAGTTCGCCGGCTTCGGCAACGCCGAGCAGACCAACGAGCGCTACCGGATGATCCTCGACTCCGGCGGCGGCGGCCTCTCGGTCGCCTTCGACATGCCGACCCTGATGGGCTACGACTCCGACGACGCCCGCTCGCTCGGCGAGGTCGGCCACTGCGGCGTCGCCATCGACTCCGCCGCCGACATGGAGGTGCTGTTCCGCGGCATCCCGCTCGGCGAGGTCACCACCTCGATGACCATCAGCGGCCCCGCCGTCCCGGTCTTCTGCATGTACCTGGTCGCCGCCGAGCGCCAGGGCGTCGACCCCGGCGTCCTCAACGGCACCCTGCAGACCGACATCTTCAAGGAGTACATCGCGCAGAAGGAGTGGCTCTTCGCCCCCGAGCCGCACCTGCGCCTGATCGGCGACCTGATGGAGCACTGCGCGGCCGGCATCCCCGCCTACAAGCCGCTCTCGGTCTCCGGCTACCACATCCGCGAGGCCGGGGCCACGGCCGCCCAGGAGCTCGCCTACACCCTCGCCGACGGCCTGGCCTACGTCGAGCTCGGCCTCTCCCGCGGCCTGGACGTCGACGTGTTCGCCCCCGGCCTGTCCTTCTTCTTCGACGCCCACCTCGACTTCTTCGAGGAGATCGCCAAGTTCCGCGCCGCCCGCCGGATCTGGGCCCGCTGGATGCGCGACCACTTCGGCGCGAAGACCGAGAAGGCGCAGTGGCTGCGCTTCCACACCCAGACCGCCGGCGTCTCGCTCACCGCCCAGCAGCCGTACAACAACGTGGTCCGCACCGCCGTCGAGGCGCTCTCCGCCGTGCTGGGCGGCACCAACTCGCTGCACACCAACGCGCTCGACGAGACGCTCGCCCTGCCCAGCGAGCAGGCCGCCGAGATCGCCCTGCGCACCCAGCAGGTGATCATGGAGGAGACCGGCGTCACCAACGTCGCCGACCCGCTCGGCGGCTCCTGGTACGTCGAGGCGCTCACCGACCGGATCGAGGCCCAGGTCGAGGAGATCTTCCGGCGCATCCTGGAGAAGGGGAGCCCGGACGAGCGCGGCGCCGAGCACCCGATCGGCCCGATGACCGCCGGCATCCTGCGCGGCATCGAGGAGGGCTGGTTCACCGGCGAGATCGCCGAGGCCGCCTTCCGCTACCAGCAGGGCGTGGAGAAGGGCGACAAGCGCGTGGTCGGCGTCAACTGCCACCCCCGCAGCGTCACCCCCGAACTGGAGATCCTCCGGGTCAGCCACGAGGTCGAGCGCGAGCAGGTCCGCGTCCTGCGCGCGCGCAAGTCGCACCGCGACGAGGCCGCCGTCCGGGCCGGCCTGGACGCCATGCTCACCGCCGCCCGCGAGGGCACCAACATGATCGAGCCGATGCTGCGGGCCGTCCGGGCCGAGGCCACCCTCGGCGAGATCTGCCACGCGCTGCGCGAGGAGTGGGGCACCTACCGGGAGAACGCCAGCTTCTGA
- a CDS encoding DUF6114 domain-containing protein, which yields MSSATVEAWPEGPTGLVGRTRRGFRAWRRTRPFWGGLLAMIAGVPILYFPYAKLSLGGLTIAMATTAGAGSLIIGLMLIVLGLTAWFQPVVRIFCGVATTILALISIPVSNLGGFGMGFLPGLIAGGLLVSWAPLPARPEAAEGTAESVAAQTVESTETAEAAEGGAPTAQLPAQAAAEQPLEYGAAPQAAAQQPTVPQPAHPQSAVEGEQR from the coding sequence ATGTCCAGCGCAACCGTCGAGGCCTGGCCCGAGGGCCCGACCGGTCTGGTCGGCCGCACCCGCCGGGGGTTCCGCGCGTGGCGGCGCACCCGGCCGTTCTGGGGCGGGCTGCTCGCGATGATCGCCGGCGTTCCGATCCTCTACTTCCCGTACGCCAAGCTCAGCCTGGGCGGGCTGACGATCGCGATGGCCACCACCGCCGGCGCCGGCTCGCTGATCATCGGTCTGATGCTGATCGTGCTGGGGCTCACCGCCTGGTTCCAGCCGGTGGTGCGGATCTTCTGCGGGGTGGCGACCACCATCCTGGCGCTGATCTCCATCCCGGTCTCCAACCTGGGCGGCTTCGGCATGGGCTTCCTGCCCGGCCTGATCGCCGGCGGCCTGCTGGTGTCCTGGGCGCCGCTGCCGGCCCGGCCGGAGGCGGCCGAGGGCACCGCCGAGAGCGTCGCGGCGCAGACCGTGGAGAGCACGGAGACCGCGGAGGCCGCGGAGGGCGGGGCGCCCACCGCCCAGCTGCCCGCGCAGGCCGCCGCCGAACAGCCGCTGGAGTACGGCGCGGCCCCGCAGGCCGCCGCCCAGCAGCCCACCGTCCCGCAGCCCGCCCACCCGCAGTCCGCCGTCGAGGGGGAGCAGCGGTGA
- a CDS encoding tetratricopeptide repeat protein gives MQSRNSRLNSSALRGAVDLAAVKAAGEAAQKAEQTRAERARQAAAGEGPAPADHPLVLDVTEETFEVEVVQRSAEVPVVVDFWAEWCGPCKQLSPVLERLAEEYAGRIVLAKIDVDANQLIAQQFGIQGIPAVMAVVAGQLVPLFQGAESEPNVRKILDQLIAVAEQRFGIVGGAAGGGEGAAAEPRVPADPALEAAHDALDRGDLAGAVQAYQNVLSDRPGHVEAKLGLAQAQLLQRVERLDPQQVRADAAADPKDVPAQLRAADLDLVGGHVEDAFGRLVDTVARTFGDDRDAARLRLLELFEVIGPEDPRTVAARQALARVLF, from the coding sequence ATGCAGTCACGGAATTCGCGTCTCAACAGCTCCGCCCTGCGCGGTGCGGTGGACCTCGCCGCGGTGAAGGCGGCCGGGGAGGCCGCCCAGAAGGCCGAGCAGACCAGGGCCGAACGGGCCCGTCAGGCGGCGGCGGGCGAGGGCCCGGCGCCCGCCGACCACCCCCTGGTGCTGGACGTCACCGAGGAGACCTTCGAGGTCGAGGTGGTCCAGCGCTCCGCCGAGGTCCCGGTGGTGGTGGACTTCTGGGCCGAGTGGTGCGGCCCCTGCAAGCAGCTCAGCCCGGTGCTGGAGCGCCTCGCCGAGGAGTACGCGGGCCGGATCGTGCTCGCCAAGATCGACGTGGACGCCAACCAGCTGATCGCCCAGCAGTTCGGCATCCAGGGCATCCCGGCCGTCATGGCCGTGGTGGCGGGCCAGCTGGTGCCGCTGTTCCAGGGCGCCGAGAGCGAGCCCAACGTCCGCAAGATCCTGGACCAGCTGATCGCGGTGGCCGAGCAGCGCTTCGGCATCGTCGGCGGCGCGGCGGGCGGCGGCGAGGGCGCGGCGGCCGAGCCGCGGGTGCCGGCCGACCCGGCGCTGGAGGCGGCGCACGACGCGCTGGACCGGGGCGACCTGGCCGGTGCGGTGCAGGCGTACCAGAACGTGCTGAGCGACCGGCCCGGGCACGTCGAGGCCAAGCTCGGCCTGGCCCAGGCCCAGCTGCTGCAGCGGGTGGAGCGGCTCGACCCGCAGCAGGTGCGCGCCGACGCGGCGGCCGACCCGAAGGACGTGCCGGCCCAGCTCCGCGCCGCCGACCTGGACCTGGTCGGCGGCCACGTGGAGGACGCCTTCGGCCGGCTGGTGGACACCGTCGCCCGGACGTTCGGGGACGACCGGGACGCGGCCCGGCTGCGGCTGCTGGAGCTGTTCGAGGTGATCGGTCCGGAGGACCCGCGCACCGTGGCGGCCCGGCAGGCGCTGGCCCGGGTGCTGTTCTGA
- a CDS encoding DUF6230 family protein, which yields MSQSYGKTRWKRFALVMVPSVAATAAIGVSLANSALAASFSVSGQQFKVTVADLRGEGFSQFGGVDAEANRTPHPVAISAFDHAKLQNLCQSVVTDLGPLGKWTLVLKAGESTNPDKQVDAQQLLIDLNQLNADAEFKNINIGQDASTLKGSAVKKLQDDGGTLPSGAQGFAQAAEAAHLSNVQQTAWATSAGTFTLPGLKLSINHQDDKNTYECY from the coding sequence ATGTCCCAGTCCTACGGCAAGACCCGCTGGAAGCGCTTCGCCCTGGTGATGGTGCCCAGCGTCGCGGCCACCGCCGCGATCGGCGTCTCGCTGGCCAACTCCGCGCTGGCGGCCTCGTTCTCGGTCTCCGGCCAGCAGTTCAAGGTCACCGTCGCCGACCTCCGCGGCGAGGGCTTCTCGCAGTTCGGCGGGGTCGACGCCGAGGCCAACCGCACTCCGCACCCGGTGGCCATCTCGGCCTTCGACCACGCGAAGCTGCAGAACCTGTGCCAGTCGGTCGTCACCGACCTCGGCCCGCTCGGCAAGTGGACCCTGGTCCTCAAGGCCGGCGAGAGCACCAACCCGGACAAGCAGGTCGACGCCCAGCAGCTGCTGATCGACCTCAACCAGCTGAACGCCGACGCCGAGTTCAAGAACATCAACATCGGCCAGGACGCCAGCACCCTCAAGGGCAGTGCGGTCAAGAAGCTCCAGGACGACGGCGGCACGCTGCCGAGCGGCGCCCAGGGCTTCGCGCAGGCCGCCGAGGCCGCGCACCTCAGCAACGTCCAGCAGACCGCCTGGGCGACCTCGGCGGGCACCTTCACGCTGCCCGGCCTCAAGCTGAGCATCAACCACCAGGACGACAAGAACACCTACGAGTGCTACTAG
- a CDS encoding MarR family winged helix-turn-helix transcriptional regulator, with protein sequence MPKPLALDFDPIARADELWTLRWGKVPSMAAITSVMRAHQILLARVDAVVKPYGLTFARYEALVLLTFSRSGELPLSKIGERLMVHPTSVTNTVDRLERSGLVARRPNPLDGRGVLAAITDRGRQVVEQATRELVAVEFGLDGYDADACAEVFELLRPLRVAAGDFELPRQEGPGRDGA encoded by the coding sequence GTGCCCAAGCCCCTCGCCCTCGACTTCGACCCGATCGCCCGCGCCGACGAGCTCTGGACGCTGCGCTGGGGCAAGGTGCCCTCGATGGCGGCGATCACCTCGGTGATGCGCGCCCACCAGATCCTGCTCGCCCGGGTCGACGCGGTGGTCAAGCCCTACGGCCTCACCTTCGCCCGCTACGAGGCGCTGGTGCTGCTCACCTTCAGCCGCTCCGGCGAACTCCCGCTCTCCAAGATCGGCGAGCGCCTGATGGTCCACCCCACCAGCGTCACCAACACCGTCGACCGCCTGGAGCGCTCCGGCCTGGTCGCCCGCCGCCCCAACCCGCTGGACGGCCGCGGCGTCCTCGCCGCCATCACCGACCGCGGCCGCCAGGTGGTCGAGCAGGCCACCCGCGAACTCGTCGCCGTCGAGTTCGGCCTGGACGGCTACGACGCCGACGCCTGCGCGGAGGTCTTCGAACTGCTGCGCCCGCTGCGGGTCGCCGCCGGGGACTTCGAGCTGCCCCGGCAGGAGGGCCCCGGCCGGGACGGGGCGTAG
- a CDS encoding sigma-70 family RNA polymerase sigma factor gives MSGGALLAERFETHRPRLRAVAYRMLGSLGEAEDVVQETWLRLDRHAGEVDNLGGWLTTVASRICLNELRGRQRRREEELDTSVPDPVLAAPERGDPEAAALLGDRVGLALQVVLGTLGPAERLAFVLHDLFAVPLEDIAPLLEKSPAAVRQSVSRARRRVKERAPEPDRDPAAQRAVVEAFLAASREGDFAGLVAVLAPDAVLRADGGTAMAALSKVIRGNTAIASSAQNFRHLAPFARLVLVNGAYGTLTVVDGEPVSVMSFTVVDGLVARIEVLSDPDRLAGLKLPG, from the coding sequence ATGAGTGGGGGAGCGCTGCTCGCCGAGCGGTTCGAGACGCACCGGCCGAGGCTGCGGGCGGTGGCGTACCGGATGCTGGGGTCGCTCGGCGAGGCCGAGGACGTGGTGCAGGAGACCTGGCTGCGGCTCGACCGGCACGCCGGGGAGGTGGACAACCTGGGCGGCTGGCTGACCACCGTCGCCTCCCGGATCTGCCTGAACGAGCTGCGCGGTCGGCAGCGGCGGCGGGAGGAGGAGCTGGACACCTCGGTGCCCGACCCGGTGCTGGCCGCGCCGGAGCGGGGCGACCCGGAGGCGGCGGCGCTGCTGGGCGACCGGGTGGGGCTGGCGCTGCAGGTGGTGCTGGGCACGCTGGGCCCGGCGGAGCGGCTGGCGTTCGTGCTGCACGACCTGTTCGCGGTGCCGCTGGAGGACATCGCGCCGCTGCTGGAGAAGTCCCCGGCGGCGGTGCGGCAGTCGGTGAGCCGGGCCCGCAGGCGGGTCAAGGAGCGGGCGCCGGAGCCGGACCGCGACCCGGCGGCGCAGCGGGCCGTGGTGGAGGCCTTCCTCGCGGCGTCCCGGGAGGGCGACTTCGCGGGCCTGGTGGCGGTGCTGGCCCCGGACGCGGTGCTGCGGGCGGACGGCGGCACGGCCATGGCGGCGCTCAGCAAGGTGATCCGCGGCAACACGGCGATCGCGTCGTCGGCGCAGAACTTCCGGCACCTGGCGCCGTTCGCCCGCCTGGTGCTGGTGAACGGTGCCTACGGCACGCTGACGGTGGTCGACGGCGAGCCGGTCTCGGTGATGTCGTTCACCGTGGTGGACGGCCTGGTCGCGCGGATCGAGGTGCTGAGCGACCCGGACCGGCTGGCCGGGCTCAAGCTGCCCGGCTGA